The bacterium nucleotide sequence AACGTGGCGATGACCTACGGGGCCGTCCACGAGGAGGACATCCCGTACACCGAGGGCACCGTCAGCAACTGCACCCAGTCCGCCCACCTGCCCTTCGGCTTCGTGACGAGCTGGCACTACGTCTCGAACAACGTGACGCAGATCAAGACCGCCCTGCTCGACGGCCCCGTCTGCTCGGCCTTCAACGCCGACGAGCCCTTCCCTAGCTACGGCACCGGTTGCTACACCGACAACGTCGGTCCCTACACGAACCACCTGATCCTGATCGTCGGCTGGGACGACCGGGCCTGCGGCGGCACCGGCGGCTGGATCTGCAAGAACTCCTGGGGCGCCAGCTTCGGCGAGGGCGGGTACTTCACCATCAAGTACGGGGTGTCGCTGATCGGCACCTCGACGACCCAGATCGACCTGCTGGTGCCGCCGACGAACGTCACGGTGCTCGGCCCCCTGGACGACCGCGACTACCTGGCGGGCGAGACGGTCGACATCGCCTGGACCACGAGCGGCGCCCCCGCGGCCACGGTGGACATCTGGGCCTCCCTCGACGGCTACCTCGACACCAAGATCGCGGACGACGTGCCCAACAGCGGCCACTACCTGTGGACCCTGCCGAACCACTCCACGACGCTGCTCAAGTTCTGCGTCGTCCCGCTGGGCGACACGCGGCAGGGCTTCGGCACCTCCCCGGACCGGATGCGCCTGCTCGGCCACCGCACGCGCTACGTCTCGCCGTCCGGCGGCGACGTCGCGCCCTACGAGTCGGTCGCCACGGCCGCCCGCAGCCTGGCCGCCGCCCTCGTCGCCTGCACCGGTCGCGACACCGTGCTCGTCGCCGCCGGCGACTACGCCGAGCGCGTGTCCGTCACCACGCCGACCACCATCATCGGCGGCTGGAACCCGGTCTTCACCACGCGCGACCCCGCGCCGGGCGCGACGCGCCTGCAGTCGATCGACAGCGCGAGGGGCTTCGGCGGCGGCCTCGACGGCTACGCCGGCGTCGTCGGCTTCGAGTTCCACGACTGCGTCGGCGGGATCAGCAGCGTCCCGTTCTTCGGCCGCCACGGCGGTGCCATCTACATCAACGGTTCCTCGCCCACCATCCGGGACTGCGTGTTCACGGACAACACGGCCAATCCCTTCAACGGCAACGGGGCCGGTGGCGCCATCATCGCCGTCAACGGCGCGCCCCGCATCGAGGGCTGCGTGTTCCAGGGCAACCGGGCCGACCTGGGGGGCGCCGTGGCCCTGATCAACGCCGACGGCGCGGTGCTGACCGGCAACCGGTACCTGCAGAACGCCTGCATGGACAGCGTCGCCGGGCACGAAGGCGCGGGCGTCTACGCCCTCGACAGCCGGCTGGACCTGATCGGCGAGACCTTCACCGGCAACCGCCGCTGCGCGGCGGGGGCGGCCCTGTCGGCGAGCGGCTCGACGGTGGTCGCGCGGGACGTCACCGCCGTCGGCAACCGCGCGGACGCCAAGGGCGGCGCCTTCCACGTCGTGGGCGGCAGCCTCGTCGTCGAGGGCGGCCTCTTCGACGACAACTCGGCCCGCATCGACCGCGGCGGCGCCGTGAACGTCGCGGGAGCGGATCTCGACGTGCGCAACGCCGTCTTCACGGGCAACGCCGCCAGCGTGCTCGGCGCGACCCTGGCGGTGGACTCGTCGCCCGTCGTCCGGCTCGAAAACACGCTGCTGCTCGGCAGCGCGGGCACCGGCTTCGGCTGCGTGTTCCTGACCAGCGCCGGCTCCGTGGTCCTGCGCAACAGCGTCGTCGCCGGCAACGCGCACGGCGGCCTGGCGGGCAGCGCCGCCAGCTTCGCGGGCGACCACAACGTCCTGTGGAACAACCCCGGAGGCGACTACGTGGGCCTGACGGGCGGCGCCCACGACATCCTGGCCGAGCCGGGCTTCTGCGACGCGGCGGCCGGAGACCACGCGCTGGCCCTGCACTCGCCCTGCCTGGACCGCGGCGATCCCGACCCCGCCTGCCTCGATCCCGACGGCTCGCGGGCCGACATCGGCGTGTACGGCGGGCCCGGCTGCGCGCCGGTCGCCCCGGCGGCGGTCGCCCAGCTCAGCCTGACCCAGCCGGCGCTCACGGGCGTCGCGCTCGACTGGGCGCCCAACGCCGAGCCGGACGTCGACCACTACGTCGTCTACCGCCTG carries:
- a CDS encoding C1 family peptidase, with protein sequence MTARTRSAALACLLVAAAAGAAFAQSGVTWEPTTAFTDSLTPERRANLYGFELPPDYQREYLDHLKIYPTDKVDLPSNFSWVSLDGLTSVKDQGGCGSCWAFAAVGQIESHLKIFYGQDLNLSEQQMILCNPYGADCDGGWATAVYNVAMTYGAVHEEDIPYTEGTVSNCTQSAHLPFGFVTSWHYVSNNVTQIKTALLDGPVCSAFNADEPFPSYGTGCYTDNVGPYTNHLILIVGWDDRACGGTGGWICKNSWGASFGEGGYFTIKYGVSLIGTSTTQIDLLVPPTNVTVLGPLDDRDYLAGETVDIAWTTSGAPAATVDIWASLDGYLDTKIADDVPNSGHYLWTLPNHSTTLLKFCVVPLGDTRQGFGTSPDRMRLLGHRTRYVSPSGGDVAPYESVATAARSLAAALVACTGRDTVLVAAGDYAERVSVTTPTTIIGGWNPVFTTRDPAPGATRLQSIDSARGFGGGLDGYAGVVGFEFHDCVGGISSVPFFGRHGGAIYINGSSPTIRDCVFTDNTANPFNGNGAGGAIIAVNGAPRIEGCVFQGNRADLGGAVALINADGAVLTGNRYLQNACMDSVAGHEGAGVYALDSRLDLIGETFTGNRRCAAGAALSASGSTVVARDVTAVGNRADAKGGAFHVVGGSLVVEGGLFDDNSARIDRGGAVNVAGADLDVRNAVFTGNAASVLGATLAVDSSPVVRLENTLLLGSAGTGFGCVFLTSAGSVVLRNSVVAGNAHGGLAGSAASFAGDHNVLWNNPGGDYVGLTGGAHDILAEPGFCDAAAGDHALALHSPCLDRGDPDPACLDPDGSRADIGVYGGPGCAPVAPAAVAQLSLTQPALTGVALDWAPNAEPDVDHYVVYRLPDAATQPAAAHVAGVVAHPDHAFASAQSDGSFVVVAVDQDGHVGGYSAILTTGATAAGDAPRALAIADVVPNPFNPRTTIRFDVPRAGRVEVRIYDMRGRSVRTLADADLAAGRHEAVWDGRDEGGAAAAAGVYLLRVATGGEQRSAKLVLAK